One part of the Haliaeetus albicilla chromosome 9, bHalAlb1.1, whole genome shotgun sequence genome encodes these proteins:
- the LOC104320889 gene encoding LOW QUALITY PROTEIN: cytochrome P450 2J6-like (The sequence of the model RefSeq protein was modified relative to this genomic sequence to represent the inferred CDS: inserted 4 bases in 3 codons) — MLPISQAFLVLIIFLLIVEFFKLRKACKQFPPGPTPLPLLGNLVHLNFQFHRDLLMELAKTYDNIYTLWFGWAPVIILNGYQVVKDGVTTHPEDVSGQMVSPFFRAMAKGKGEIFLIILASGHSWKQQRRFGIMTLRXLGMGKKGLEYQVQEEASHLVEFFVNLEGRPVDPSFPLFHSISNVISALVFGYHFSDEDKTFHELISAMENLLRFAGSFVHQLYEIFPWLMCRLPGPHTKVLSCYDVLSSFARKKIRRHVERGIPDEPQDFIDFYLPEMEKSKDGIKPKYDEDNLVYVINDLFLGGSETSSTTLYWGLLYMVVNPDSQEKVQKELDAVLGPSQVICYEDRKXLPYTNAMVHEIQRFSNFVFVGMLRXCVRDTIFLGFPIKKGTIIMPNITSVLYDPEQLETPRQFNPGHFLDKEGNFVPREAFLPFSAGHCVCLGEHLARTELFIFFASLLQAFTFRLPEGVAKINTGPIFGGTLQPHPYRVCAIPC, encoded by the exons ATGCTGCCAATAAGTCAAGCTTTTTTAGTCCTGatcatttttttgttaattgttGAGTTTTTCAAACTCCGAAAGGCATGCAAGCAATTCCCTCCCGGACCAACTCCTCTCCCATTGCTTGGAAACTTGGTGCACCTGAACTTTCAGTTTCATCGGGATCTTCTGATGGAG CTGGCAAAAACTTATGATAACATATATACTTTGTGGTTTGGGTGGGCCCCAGTGATCATCCTGAATGGATATCAAGTAGTGAAAGATGGTGTGACTACGCACCCTGAAGATGTTTCTGGGCAGATGGTGTCACCTTTCTTTAGAGCAATGGCCAAAGGAAAAGGTGAGATTTTCCT TATTATATTGGCAAGTGGTCACTCCTGGAAGCAGCAGAGGCGCTTTGGTATAATGACTCTAC GTCtgggaatggggaaaaaaggcctGGAGTATCAAGTGCAAGAGGAGGCCTCTCACCTGGTTGAGTTCTTTGTGAACCTAGAAG GAAGACCTGTGGatccttctttccctcttttccattcTATTTCAAATGTAATTAGTGCTCTGGTTTTTGGATATCACTTCTCTGATGAGGACAAAACCTTCCATGAACTGATCAGTGCCATGGAGAATTTACTCAGATTTGCAGGAAGCTTTGTTCATCAG CTGTACGAAATCTTCCCCTGGCTGATGTGCCGTCTTCCTGGTCCTCATACGAAAGTGTTATCTTGCTATGATGTCCTGAGTTCTTTTGCAAGGAAGAAGATCAGAAGACATGTGGAGAGAGGGATACCAGATGAACCACAGGATTTCATTGACTTTTACCTGCCTGAGATGGAGAAA TCTAAAGATGGGATCAAGCCCAAGTATGATGAAGACAATTTGGTATATGTTATAAATGATCTTTTTCTCGGTGGATCAGAGACCTCAAGCACAACATTGTACTGGGGACTGCTCTATATGGTAGTGAACCCAGACAGCCAAG AGAAAGTGCAGAAGGAGCTGGATGCTGTTTTGGGTCCTTCCCAGGTAATTTGCTATGAGGATCGGA AACTGCCCTATACAAATGCTATGGTTCATGAGATCCAACGCTTCAGCAACTTTGTCTTTGTTGGCATGCTCAG GTGTGTGAGGGACACAATATTTCTAGGATTCCCCATCAAAA agggCACCATCATTATGCCAAATATAACATCTGTTCTGTACGACCCTGAGCAATTGGAGACACCTCGACAGTTCAACCCTGGCCATTTTCTGGATAAAGAAGGAAACTTTGTACCTCGAGAAGCCTTCTTACCATTCTCAGCAG ggcactgtgtgtgtttgggggagCATCTAGCAAGGACGGagctctttattttctttgccagCCTGCTGCAGGCATTCACCTTCCGGCTCCCTGAGGGGGTGGCAAAGATCAACACAGGGCCCATTTTTGGGGGTACGCTGCAGCCCCACCCATACAGGGTTTGTGCCATTCCATGCTAG